The following proteins are encoded in a genomic region of Aminivibrio pyruvatiphilus:
- a CDS encoding UxaA family hydrolase: MTLMEKNEVRCILLKAEDSVAVLPEGGKAGQSLSGTGVVLRDDIPAGHKAALRDIPRGGPVVKYGHPMGRASRDIAPGEKVHVHNVESALRAEWSMDWNPSGAGFREPAGPVPYFSGYAREQGAPGIRNELWIIPIVGCVNEYLKFLADGYTPPPWIEKVRVLSHPYGCSQLGKDLDMTAAVLEGLARNPCAAGVVVAGLGCENLQRVFMETRLSDLRKARFFSLQEVDDDRQHLYGFLDELAEAAPRARTEFPLSEVTIGVKCGGSDGFSGLSANPLVGEAADMLCAWGGRVLATEIPEMFGAEDVLASRISDEDVFRAFSGTIKWFRDYYDAHNQPVYENPSPGNKDGGITTLEEKSLGAVNKCGSAPVTGVLTMGAQATRRGVSVVFGPGNDLISATVMAASGAQVILFTTGRGTPYSTVVPTIKISSNTDLYNRKRGWIDFDAGPLLSGADRKETAARLISLLAETASGRLTRNEENRTGEIAIFKDGVIL, from the coding sequence ATGACATTAATGGAGAAAAACGAAGTCCGCTGCATCCTGCTGAAGGCGGAAGATTCCGTGGCGGTGCTTCCGGAAGGGGGAAAGGCCGGGCAGAGCCTTTCAGGAACCGGCGTGGTGCTGCGGGATGATATTCCGGCGGGACACAAGGCCGCCCTGCGGGACATTCCCAGGGGAGGCCCGGTGGTCAAGTATGGTCATCCCATGGGCCGGGCATCCAGGGATATCGCTCCCGGAGAGAAGGTCCATGTGCATAACGTGGAGTCCGCCCTCCGGGCAGAATGGAGCATGGACTGGAATCCCTCCGGGGCAGGCTTCCGGGAACCTGCCGGTCCTGTGCCTTATTTTTCAGGGTATGCCAGGGAACAGGGCGCGCCGGGAATCCGGAACGAACTCTGGATCATCCCCATCGTGGGATGCGTCAACGAGTACCTGAAATTCCTGGCGGACGGATACACTCCGCCGCCGTGGATAGAAAAAGTCCGGGTGCTCTCTCACCCTTACGGCTGCTCCCAGCTCGGAAAGGACCTGGACATGACTGCGGCAGTCCTCGAGGGACTTGCGAGAAACCCCTGTGCAGCGGGGGTCGTCGTGGCCGGCCTTGGGTGCGAGAATCTCCAGAGGGTTTTCATGGAGACCCGTCTTTCTGACCTCCGGAAGGCCAGGTTCTTTTCTCTCCAGGAAGTGGACGACGACCGGCAGCACCTCTACGGTTTTCTCGACGAGCTTGCGGAGGCGGCTCCCAGGGCGAGGACGGAGTTTCCCCTTTCGGAAGTGACCATCGGGGTGAAGTGCGGCGGCAGCGACGGATTCTCGGGACTTTCGGCCAACCCCCTGGTCGGAGAGGCGGCGGACATGCTCTGCGCCTGGGGCGGCAGGGTTCTCGCCACGGAGATTCCCGAAATGTTCGGCGCCGAGGATGTGCTTGCCTCCCGGATCTCCGACGAAGATGTCTTCAGGGCCTTCTCGGGCACCATCAAGTGGTTTCGGGATTACTATGACGCCCACAACCAGCCGGTATACGAAAACCCGTCGCCGGGAAACAAGGACGGCGGCATCACCACCCTGGAGGAGAAGTCCCTGGGGGCGGTGAACAAGTGCGGTTCCGCTCCGGTGACCGGTGTGCTCACCATGGGGGCCCAGGCCACGAGGAGAGGGGTCTCCGTGGTCTTCGGCCCGGGGAACGACCTCATTTCCGCCACCGTCATGGCGGCGAGCGGCGCCCAGGTGATCCTCTTCACCACGGGGCGGGGAACCCCCTATTCCACGGTGGTTCCCACCATAAAAATCTCCTCAAACACGGATCTGTACAACCGGAAGCGGGGATGGATCGACTTTGACGCCGGCCCTCTGCTCTCCGGGGCCGACAGGAAGGAGACTGCAGCCCGGCTGATCTCCCTGCTTGCGGAGACCGCCTCGGGCCGCCTCACGCGAAACGAGGAGAACCGTACAGGAGAGATCGCCATCTTCAAGGACGGCGTCATCCTCTAG
- a CDS encoding tagaturonate reductase (catalyzes the formation of D-tagaturonate from D-altronate) — MNYTVLQFGEGNFIRAFFDWMLQKIEDATGDKYKVFLVQPIDMGRVEEIAAAGEYHVLLRGYQEGEYREILDPVRVVAGGSNPFTPEGLKAMFEAAMSPGLRVVTSNTTEAGIFFEEKKAPHNYPSLLAAALEKRSAAGLSPLYIVPLELIENNGAALKDCLEKYGRLWNYGPAYFRYLEACTFYDTLVDRIVTGFPAKESAEVFRKIGHEDRNVTAGELFHLFVLQGDKSILDILPFHKAGLNAVITEDRLSFYRDRKVRVLNGVHTASVPVALLAGVEYVRDFVEDDRFAPRLRSLVHDEIVPAFSDDAEAHQYGEDVLERFRNPALEHAFRSIALNSVAKSNTRLRPTLEGYFEKFGELPPVLTECIAAMTELYDCDGVKDLPGGPLELSDFRQLRGRSLGEMTDSFFPGLAPSLRTALIDRLGELRERT, encoded by the coding sequence ATGAACTATACCGTGCTTCAGTTCGGCGAGGGAAACTTCATCCGGGCGTTTTTCGACTGGATGCTGCAGAAAATAGAAGACGCCACTGGGGATAAATACAAAGTCTTCCTGGTGCAGCCCATCGACATGGGCCGGGTGGAGGAGATCGCCGCCGCCGGGGAGTACCATGTCCTTCTCAGGGGGTACCAGGAAGGGGAATACCGGGAAATACTCGACCCCGTCAGAGTGGTGGCCGGAGGCTCCAACCCCTTCACTCCCGAGGGTCTGAAGGCCATGTTCGAGGCAGCCATGTCCCCCGGCCTCAGGGTGGTGACGTCCAATACCACCGAAGCGGGCATCTTTTTCGAGGAGAAAAAGGCGCCCCACAACTATCCCTCCCTCCTCGCGGCGGCCCTTGAGAAGCGGTCGGCGGCCGGATTGTCCCCCCTGTACATCGTTCCCCTGGAGCTGATAGAGAACAACGGCGCCGCCCTGAAGGACTGCCTGGAAAAATACGGGCGGCTCTGGAACTATGGCCCCGCCTATTTCAGGTACCTCGAGGCGTGCACCTTCTACGACACCCTGGTGGACCGGATCGTCACGGGGTTTCCTGCAAAGGAGTCGGCGGAGGTCTTCCGGAAGATAGGGCATGAGGACAGAAACGTCACTGCAGGGGAGCTCTTCCACCTCTTCGTCCTCCAGGGAGATAAATCAATACTGGATATTCTTCCCTTCCACAAGGCCGGGCTGAACGCCGTGATCACCGAAGACAGGCTCTCCTTCTACCGGGACAGGAAAGTCCGGGTGCTCAACGGGGTCCACACGGCTTCCGTCCCCGTGGCCCTTCTCGCCGGGGTGGAATACGTCAGGGACTTCGTGGAGGATGATCGTTTCGCTCCCAGGCTGAGGAGCCTGGTGCACGACGAAATTGTCCCCGCCTTTTCCGACGATGCCGAGGCGCACCAGTACGGCGAGGATGTTCTCGAGCGGTTCAGGAATCCGGCCCTGGAGCACGCGTTCCGGTCCATCGCCCTCAACTCGGTGGCCAAGTCGAACACAAGGCTCCGGCCCACCCTTGAGGGGTACTTCGAGAAATTCGGCGAGCTGCCCCCCGTCCTGACGGAATGCATCGCCGCCATGACGGAACTGTATGACTGTGACGGCGTGAAGGATCTTCCCGGAGGTCCACTGGAGCTTTCCGACTTCCGCCAGCTTCGGGGCCGGAGCCTCGGGGAAATGACCGACAGCTTTTTCCCCGGCCTTGCCCCGTCCCTCAGAACAGCTCTTATCGACAGGCTCGGCGAGCTGCGGGAACGCACATAG
- a CDS encoding TRAP transporter large permease: MPDTTFASWLLLGSFGVFLVLKVPITFSLAVSSIITAMYLKIPLMAVMQQMVQGVNSFSLLAIPFFIIAGEMMGEGGISRRLIAFSNLLVGRVRGGLAQVNVLASMFFGGISGSAVADVSSIGTILIPMMKKEGYDADYSVAVTVTSACQGIIIPPSHNMIIYSLAAGGVSVGRLFLGGFVPGVILGIALMITSYIIAVKRDYPKEKPCTWREALRISREAVLGIFTAVIIIGGVISGVFTATESAAVACVYAFFVTFFVYREIPLSRMNKILYSSLKTLAMVMSLIAAAKAFGWLLSYLKIPALATSALLSVTDSPVLLLLLVNLLLLALGCIMDMAPLILITTPILFPVVVGTLGMHPVQFGIMMMLNLGIGLCTPPVGSALFVGCAVGKISLEKATRAMLPFYAAMVAVLLLITFVPQVVLFVPELVMGK; this comes from the coding sequence ATGCCTGACACGACTTTCGCTTCCTGGCTGCTCCTCGGCTCTTTCGGAGTCTTCCTGGTCCTCAAGGTGCCCATCACTTTTTCCCTGGCGGTTTCATCCATCATTACCGCCATGTACCTGAAAATCCCTCTCATGGCCGTCATGCAGCAGATGGTCCAGGGGGTGAATTCCTTTTCCCTCCTCGCCATCCCGTTCTTCATCATCGCCGGTGAGATGATGGGCGAGGGTGGGATCTCCCGGCGGCTCATCGCCTTCTCCAACCTTCTCGTGGGGAGGGTCCGGGGAGGCCTTGCCCAGGTGAACGTGCTGGCGAGCATGTTCTTCGGCGGCATATCGGGCTCCGCCGTGGCGGACGTATCCTCCATCGGCACCATCCTCATCCCCATGATGAAGAAGGAAGGGTACGACGCCGACTACTCCGTGGCGGTCACCGTCACAAGCGCCTGCCAGGGCATCATCATCCCGCCGAGCCACAACATGATCATCTATTCCCTCGCCGCGGGGGGCGTTTCCGTGGGGCGGCTCTTCCTCGGCGGCTTCGTCCCGGGCGTCATCCTCGGCATCGCTCTCATGATCACCAGCTACATCATCGCAGTGAAGCGGGACTACCCCAAGGAAAAGCCCTGTACCTGGAGAGAAGCCCTGAGGATCTCCCGGGAGGCTGTCCTCGGAATCTTCACCGCCGTCATCATCATCGGCGGCGTCATCTCGGGCGTTTTCACCGCCACGGAGTCGGCGGCGGTGGCCTGCGTCTACGCCTTCTTCGTCACCTTCTTCGTCTACAGGGAAATCCCCCTGTCGCGGATGAACAAGATCCTCTATTCCTCCCTCAAGACCCTGGCCATGGTGATGAGCCTCATCGCGGCGGCGAAGGCCTTCGGATGGCTGCTCTCCTACCTGAAGATCCCCGCCCTGGCCACAAGCGCCCTGCTTTCAGTCACCGACAGCCCGGTACTCCTGCTGCTCCTCGTCAACCTGCTTCTCCTCGCCCTTGGCTGCATCATGGACATGGCCCCCCTGATCCTCATCACCACCCCGATCCTCTTCCCCGTGGTGGTGGGGACCCTGGGCATGCACCCCGTCCAGTTCGGCATCATGATGATGCTCAACCTGGGCATCGGGCTCTGCACGCCGCCCGTAGGCTCGGCCCTCTTCGTGGGCTGCGCGGTGGGAAAGATCTCCCTCGAGAAGGCGACCCGGGCCATGCTGCCCTTCTATGCGGCCATGGTGGCGGTGCTGCTGCTCATTACCTTCGTCCCCCAGGTGGTCCTCTTCGTTCCCGAACTGGTCATGGGGAAATAG
- a CDS encoding TRAP transporter small permease: MKFFTAVFRFIHLTLVAFAKLLLPAMVVLIFANVFMRYVLNSGIPWSEEVSIVIVVWFTFISLALGVKHRLHISLCLLPERISPRTDFVLAKLTDLVTLFLGFIMVRYGWILVQFTSRSILPATEMPASVMYFPLVLSGILVFYEGFMNLFGLDKGDAGMDEKLSGGRCAPDA, encoded by the coding sequence TTGAAATTTTTCACTGCCGTCTTCAGATTCATTCATCTCACCCTCGTGGCCTTCGCGAAACTGCTTCTCCCGGCCATGGTGGTCCTCATCTTCGCCAACGTCTTCATGCGATACGTCCTGAACTCGGGCATTCCGTGGTCCGAGGAAGTTTCCATCGTCATCGTGGTCTGGTTCACCTTCATCTCCCTTGCCCTGGGAGTGAAACACCGTCTTCATATCAGCCTCTGCCTTCTTCCGGAGCGGATTTCCCCCCGGACGGACTTTGTCCTGGCGAAGCTCACGGATCTTGTCACCCTCTTTCTCGGATTCATCATGGTCCGCTATGGATGGATCCTCGTTCAGTTCACGAGCAGGTCCATCCTCCCGGCCACCGAAATGCCCGCCTCGGTGATGTACTTTCCCCTGGTCCTCTCGGGCATCCTGGTGTTCTACGAGGGATTCATGAACCTGTTCGGCCTGGACAAGGGAGATGCCGGCATGGACGAAAAGCTCTCCGGGGGGAGGTGCGCTCCCGATGCCTGA
- a CDS encoding TRAP transporter substrate-binding protein, translating into MKRFLLVLAVLAVAVSALPAAAAPEMVLRLGETHVADYPTTKGDMEFARLVEERTGGRIKIEVYHSKQLGEEKAVIEQVQFGAVDFTRVSISPLAAFAPAFDALQMPYLYRDEEHMWKVLNGPIGEEFLNSLEPANFVGLAWYDSGARNFYNSKREIKSVADLKGLKIRVQESKLMMGLVSALGAVPTPMPFGEVYSALQTGVIEGAENNWPSYFSTSHYEVAKYFTLDGHTRVPEILIASKITMDRLSKEDQEIIRKSAKDSMPFQIKLWKEFEKVSEEKVTAAGSIITHLTPEAVAEFQKAMEPLYSELKPELQAVVRKIQEVK; encoded by the coding sequence ATGAAACGGTTCCTTTTGGTTCTCGCTGTTCTCGCAGTTGCGGTTTCGGCCCTTCCGGCGGCGGCGGCTCCGGAGATGGTGCTCCGCCTCGGGGAAACCCACGTGGCGGATTACCCCACCACCAAGGGCGACATGGAGTTCGCCCGGCTGGTGGAGGAACGCACCGGCGGCAGGATCAAGATCGAGGTCTACCACAGCAAGCAGCTCGGCGAGGAAAAGGCCGTCATCGAGCAGGTGCAGTTCGGAGCCGTGGACTTCACCAGGGTGAGCATCTCTCCTCTCGCCGCCTTCGCCCCGGCCTTCGACGCCCTTCAGATGCCCTACCTCTACCGGGACGAGGAACATATGTGGAAGGTCCTCAACGGTCCCATCGGCGAAGAATTCCTGAACAGCCTCGAGCCCGCCAACTTCGTGGGACTGGCATGGTATGACTCCGGCGCCCGGAATTTCTACAACTCCAAGAGAGAGATCAAGTCCGTGGCCGACCTGAAGGGACTGAAGATCCGCGTCCAGGAAAGCAAGCTCATGATGGGGCTGGTCTCCGCCCTCGGCGCCGTTCCCACCCCCATGCCCTTCGGCGAGGTGTACAGCGCCCTCCAGACAGGCGTCATCGAAGGGGCCGAGAACAACTGGCCCAGCTACTTCTCCACGAGCCACTACGAGGTGGCGAAATACTTCACCCTCGACGGCCATACCAGGGTTCCCGAGATCCTGATCGCCAGCAAGATCACCATGGACAGGCTCTCGAAGGAAGACCAGGAGATCATCAGGAAGTCTGCGAAGGATTCCATGCCCTTCCAGATCAAGCTCTGGAAGGAGTTCGAGAAGGTGTCCGAGGAAAAAGTCACCGCCGCCGGGTCCATAATCACCCACCTCACCCCTGAAGCCGTGGCAGAGTTCCAGAAGGCCATGGAGCCCCTGTATTCGGAGCTGAAGCCTGAACTGCAGGCAGTGGTCAGGAAGATTCAGGAAGTGAAATAG
- the uxaC gene encoding glucuronate isomerase, giving the protein MAKKFLDKDFLLESKPAQKLYHEYAAPMPIFDYHCHIPPSDILSDRQFKNLTEIWLGGDHYKWRAMRACGVDERFITGDAPDEDKFAAWAGVVPRIVRNPLYHWTHLELQRVFGVNELLNPDTAGEIYSHCTALLGKKEYSARSLIRKFKVEALCTTDDPSSTLEEHRQIRESGFETIVAPAFRPDRALEGHLPEKFNPWLDRLAELAEVKIDSFGRFIECLWKRHQFFHDNGCRLSDYGIETCYASDWTSEEVETSFAILRSGRALSGEPLLRFRSAVLYELLSMDASQGWTQQLHLGALRNNNSRMLTKLGPDTGYDAMGDFEQGRPLVRLLDRLERTGKLAKTIVYSLNPRDNDMIPSILGCFQDGSAPGKMQMGSAWWFTDTKDGMTRQIEALSSVGVLSGFVGMLTDSRSLLSYPRHEYFRRILCNIIGGDVERGEIPEDYALLGGMVRDICWNNAKEYFRLHSA; this is encoded by the coding sequence ATGGCGAAAAAATTCCTGGACAAGGATTTCCTTCTCGAATCCAAGCCCGCCCAGAAACTCTACCATGAATACGCGGCGCCCATGCCCATCTTCGACTACCACTGCCACATCCCCCCCTCGGACATCCTCTCGGACAGGCAGTTCAAGAACCTCACGGAAATCTGGCTCGGAGGCGACCACTACAAGTGGAGGGCCATGAGGGCCTGCGGCGTGGACGAACGGTTCATCACCGGCGACGCCCCGGACGAGGACAAGTTCGCCGCCTGGGCGGGGGTGGTACCCCGGATCGTCCGCAACCCTCTCTACCACTGGACCCATCTCGAACTCCAGAGGGTCTTCGGCGTGAACGAACTCCTGAATCCCGACACCGCGGGCGAGATTTACAGCCACTGCACCGCCCTCCTCGGGAAGAAGGAATACTCCGCGAGATCCCTGATCAGGAAATTCAAGGTGGAGGCCCTCTGCACCACCGACGATCCCTCCTCCACCCTCGAGGAGCACAGACAGATTCGGGAGAGCGGCTTCGAGACCATTGTCGCTCCAGCCTTCCGGCCCGACAGGGCCCTGGAAGGACACCTCCCGGAGAAGTTCAATCCCTGGCTTGACCGGCTGGCGGAACTGGCGGAGGTGAAGATCGACTCCTTCGGCCGGTTCATCGAATGCCTCTGGAAGAGACACCAGTTCTTCCACGACAACGGATGCCGCCTCTCCGACTACGGCATCGAAACCTGCTACGCCTCCGACTGGACATCGGAAGAGGTGGAAACCTCCTTCGCCATTCTCAGGAGCGGCCGTGCCCTCTCCGGGGAACCCCTCCTCAGGTTCCGCTCGGCGGTGCTCTACGAACTTCTGTCCATGGACGCCTCCCAGGGGTGGACCCAGCAGCTCCACCTGGGAGCGCTGAGGAACAACAACTCCCGGATGCTGACAAAGCTCGGGCCCGACACGGGATACGACGCCATGGGCGACTTCGAGCAGGGGCGCCCCCTCGTGCGGCTCCTCGACAGGCTGGAGAGGACCGGAAAGCTGGCAAAGACCATCGTGTACTCCCTGAACCCCAGGGACAACGACATGATCCCCTCCATCCTTGGGTGCTTCCAGGACGGGTCGGCGCCGGGAAAGATGCAGATGGGCTCCGCCTGGTGGTTCACCGACACGAAGGACGGCATGACCAGGCAGATCGAGGCTCTCTCCTCCGTGGGCGTGCTCTCGGGATTCGTGGGAATGCTCACCGATTCCAGGAGCCTTCTCTCCTACCCGAGACACGAGTACTTCCGGAGAATTCTCTGCAATATCATCGGCGGCGACGTGGAAAGGGGCGAGATTCCGGAGGACTATGCCCTGCTGGGCGGCATGGTCCGGGACATCTGCTGGAACAACGCGAAGGAGTACTTCCGGCTCCATTCCGCCTGA